One Ignavibacteriota bacterium DNA window includes the following coding sequences:
- a CDS encoding tetratricopeptide repeat protein — translation MTKPMLAGMLATMLLVLFFVAGYLFPASLNWGFHSLGFLPDFIFAAYLLGAFLLITFTVKGKAENFLEKVALFMKKHPWRFLFISLGIFLLVSAIFKIKAPLLGDGFFLVRNFSEAMRGISPLYLRNEPLATYYYYGFSLLFGTSSFDAFLFSFWLACVVSGFVFLTCSFFIVRNLFEDSTTQLISLLFVSTASYMQLFFGYVETYSVVLAVVSLYVLCAILFLRKKIDFVWVSLCLFFACVVHYLSVLLLPSFLFLMIREWKERGLKQISVGTMLIAIGVFITLWLADFNIENLSSYVPHQHYLSVGESTEVFESYSQAYTLFSPYHFIDWFNLFILLSPVSLFMLGLLLFRWQTNQWKSPVVVFLVAIVLPLILFTFIAKYDLGAAKDWDVAASFFPTLIILVCLMFFNSDLSDKKNVALMFLGITMLHSTAWFTMNASTEPAITRVKTLLDTRTVSQLGHYATSLHLAMYYHQMNNHPPAIDVWKEYSKKFPYDRRGYLNIIQNIKVVDKNDYTAMKEVYETWLWVDSLRQQTSEEFSKLCIEAGNYLFEKEQTEQAKGFYIRATELTPQFARAYNNLGSVYAVQESTGLAIQNFLRAVELDSTYGDAYYNLGNAYSDVRKSSLAKKCYEMASQLGNTLAKQTLQHSQ, via the coding sequence ATGACGAAACCAATGCTTGCAGGTATGCTGGCAACAATGTTGCTTGTTCTGTTTTTTGTTGCCGGATATTTATTTCCGGCAAGCCTGAACTGGGGATTTCATTCGCTCGGTTTCCTTCCTGATTTTATTTTTGCGGCGTATCTCCTCGGAGCGTTTCTTTTGATTACATTCACGGTGAAAGGGAAAGCGGAGAACTTTCTTGAAAAAGTAGCGCTGTTTATGAAGAAGCATCCATGGAGATTTCTCTTTATCTCTTTAGGAATCTTTCTACTCGTTTCGGCTATTTTCAAAATCAAAGCGCCGTTGCTTGGCGATGGTTTTTTTCTCGTACGAAATTTTTCAGAAGCGATGCGCGGAATATCTCCGCTGTATCTGAGGAACGAACCGCTTGCAACGTATTATTACTACGGCTTTTCACTTTTGTTTGGCACAAGTTCGTTTGATGCTTTTCTCTTTTCGTTCTGGCTCGCATGTGTAGTCAGCGGGTTCGTCTTTCTTACCTGTTCGTTTTTTATTGTCCGGAATCTGTTTGAAGATTCCACGACTCAACTGATTTCATTGTTGTTCGTCTCTACCGCATCGTACATGCAATTGTTTTTCGGATATGTTGAAACGTACTCGGTTGTACTTGCAGTCGTTTCGCTGTATGTACTTTGTGCAATATTGTTTCTCAGGAAAAAGATAGATTTTGTTTGGGTTTCACTTTGCCTCTTCTTTGCATGTGTTGTGCACTATCTTTCTGTGTTGTTGCTCCCGTCATTCTTGTTTCTGATGATTCGGGAGTGGAAAGAACGCGGTCTCAAACAAATATCTGTTGGTACGATGTTGATAGCAATCGGTGTCTTCATCACGCTCTGGCTTGCTGATTTCAACATCGAAAATCTTTCTTCATACGTTCCGCATCAGCATTATCTCTCTGTTGGAGAAAGTACGGAAGTGTTTGAATCGTACTCGCAGGCATACACATTGTTTTCTCCATATCATTTCATTGATTGGTTCAATCTGTTCATTCTTCTTTCTCCTGTATCATTGTTCATGCTTGGTCTCTTGCTGTTCAGATGGCAAACAAACCAATGGAAATCTCCTGTTGTAGTATTTCTGGTTGCCATTGTTCTCCCGCTTATACTATTCACGTTTATTGCAAAATATGATTTGGGCGCTGCGAAAGATTGGGATGTCGCCGCATCATTTTTCCCGACTCTCATTATTCTTGTTTGTCTGATGTTTTTCAATTCAGATTTGTCCGATAAAAAGAACGTTGCTTTGATGTTCCTCGGAATTACCATGCTTCATTCAACGGCATGGTTTACAATGAACGCAAGTACCGAACCGGCAATCACCCGTGTGAAAACTTTGTTGGATACAAGAACTGTTTCTCAACTTGGACATTATGCTACGTCGCTTCACCTCGCTATGTATTATCATCAAATGAACAATCATCCGCCTGCAATTGATGTGTGGAAAGAATACTCGAAAAAGTTTCCGTACGACCGCCGGGGATATTTGAATATCATTCAGAACATTAAGGTCGTGGATAAGAATGATTACACGGCGATGAAAGAGGTATATGAGACGTGGCTTTGGGTGGATTCTCTGCGGCAGCAGACCTCCGAAGAGTTTTCAAAACTTTGCATTGAGGCAGGAAATTATTTATTTGAAAAAGAACAAACTGAACAAGCAAAAGGATTTTACATTCGTGCGACGGAACTTACGCCGCAGTTTGCACGGGCGTACAATAATTTAGGAAGCGTCTATGCAGTTCAGGAAAGCACCGGATTGGCAATACAAAATTTCCTTCGTGCGGTTGAGTTGGATTCAACGTACGGCGATGCGTACTATAATCTTGGAAATGCGTATAGTGATGTGCGGAAAAGTTCATTAGCAAAAAAATGTTATGAGATGGCTTCGCAACTCGGGAATACATTAGCAAAACAAACATTACAACATAGTCAATAA
- a CDS encoding response regulator transcription factor — MPITVALVEDNKEIREGLTVLINGSEGFECVAAYPTAEEALRKIESDDPDVVMMDIQLPGMSGIECVRQLKAKLPKLQIMMQTIYEDDERIFDSLLAGASGYILKKTPPTKFLEAIQDLHNGGSPMSSQIARKVVQSFQKLGTSSKETENLTSREHEILSLLAKGYRYKEIAEMLFISIETVRTHLRNIYEKLQVRSRTEAVLKFLNR, encoded by the coding sequence ATGCCGATAACAGTTGCTCTCGTTGAAGATAACAAAGAAATTCGGGAGGGATTAACCGTGCTTATCAATGGCTCGGAGGGATTTGAGTGCGTTGCGGCATATCCGACAGCGGAAGAAGCATTGAGGAAAATTGAGAGCGATGACCCTGATGTTGTTATGATGGATATTCAACTTCCCGGGATGTCAGGGATTGAGTGCGTTCGACAACTCAAAGCGAAGCTTCCTAAACTGCAAATTATGATGCAAACCATTTACGAGGATGACGAACGCATTTTTGACTCGCTTCTTGCGGGGGCAAGCGGTTACATCTTAAAAAAAACTCCGCCAACGAAATTTCTTGAGGCAATTCAGGATTTGCACAACGGCGGTTCGCCGATGTCGAGCCAGATTGCGCGTAAAGTTGTTCAATCATTTCAAAAATTGGGGACTTCCTCCAAGGAAACTGAAAACCTTACATCGCGTGAACACGAAATTCTTTCTCTGCTTGCCAAAGGCTACCGTTACAAAGAGATAGCTGAAATGCTTTTCATCAGCATCGAAACGGTTCGAACACATCTCAGAAACATCTACGAAAAGTTGCAAGTCCGCTCGCGCACAGAAGCAGTTCTCAAGTTCCTTAATAGGTGA
- a CDS encoding NCS1 family nucleobase:cation symporter-1, producing the protein MKQSHHDLVEINVEEIRHSPLVNEDIAPTKISQRTWTTYNIAALWIGMSVCIPTYMLASGLIAGGMNWWQAILTIALGNIIVVIPMVLNAHAGTKYGIPFPVLARASFGVLGSNIPALLRAIVACGWFGIQTWIGGQAINAMLVVLLPFWKELMIGPWVSFAIFWAMNVYFIVKGTESIRWLEALAAPFLIVVGLALLGWAYVNGGGWGPILSQQSKFQTAGEFWKFFVPSLTGMVGFWATLSLNIPDFSRYAKSQRAQMLGQALGLPPTMTLYSFIGVAVTSATIVIFGEAIWDPVVLLAKFDNPIIILLSMLSLLVATLTTNIAANVVSPANDFANLFPKKISFKTGGMITAVIGIVMMPWKLLSDFGTYIFGWLIGYSSFLGPIAGVMIADYFIIRKREMNLKDLYLRNGEYEYSRGFNSKAIVALLAGVVVALIGLFVEPLRFLYDYAWFVGFGVAFVVYVVVMRK; encoded by the coding sequence ATGAAACAATCACATCACGATTTAGTCGAAATCAATGTTGAAGAAATCCGGCACAGTCCGCTCGTCAATGAAGACATAGCGCCGACAAAAATCTCGCAACGTACGTGGACGACGTACAACATCGCCGCGCTGTGGATTGGCATGTCAGTCTGTATTCCAACGTACATGCTTGCAAGCGGTTTAATTGCAGGTGGCATGAATTGGTGGCAGGCAATTCTCACCATCGCTCTCGGCAACATCATCGTTGTCATCCCGATGGTGTTGAACGCGCATGCGGGAACGAAATACGGAATTCCGTTTCCTGTTCTTGCACGCGCGTCGTTCGGTGTGCTTGGCTCGAACATCCCCGCGTTACTTCGCGCCATCGTCGCGTGCGGGTGGTTCGGAATTCAAACGTGGATTGGCGGACAGGCAATCAACGCGATGCTCGTTGTTCTCCTTCCATTTTGGAAAGAGTTGATGATTGGTCCATGGGTAAGTTTTGCAATTTTTTGGGCGATGAATGTCTATTTTATTGTGAAAGGAACGGAGTCCATCCGATGGCTCGAAGCGCTTGCCGCTCCATTCTTGATTGTCGTAGGACTTGCATTGCTTGGCTGGGCGTATGTCAATGGTGGCGGCTGGGGACCGATTCTTTCTCAACAAAGTAAATTCCAAACTGCGGGGGAGTTCTGGAAATTCTTTGTTCCGTCCCTCACCGGCATGGTCGGATTTTGGGCAACACTTTCGCTTAACATTCCTGATTTTTCCCGCTACGCGAAAAGTCAGCGGGCGCAAATGCTTGGTCAAGCACTCGGACTACCGCCGACAATGACGCTCTACTCGTTCATCGGTGTCGCTGTTACTTCTGCAACGATTGTCATTTTCGGGGAAGCTATTTGGGACCCAGTCGTTCTTCTTGCTAAGTTTGACAATCCCATCATCATTCTTCTTTCGATGCTGTCGCTTCTCGTCGCAACGCTGACAACGAACATTGCGGCAAATGTCGTTTCGCCCGCGAACGATTTTGCCAATCTTTTCCCGAAGAAAATCAGTTTCAAAACCGGAGGAATGATTACCGCCGTTATCGGAATTGTGATGATGCCGTGGAAACTCCTCTCCGATTTCGGAACATACATTTTCGGTTGGTTGATTGGCTACTCAAGTTTTCTCGGTCCCATCGCAGGAGTAATGATTGCTGATTATTTCATCATTCGTAAGCGCGAGATGAACCTGAAAGATTTATATCTCCGCAACGGCGAGTATGAATATTCCCGCGGGTTCAACTCGAAAGCAATCGTTGCATTGTTGGCTGGCGTTGTGGTTGCGCTCATCGGTTTATTTGTTGAGCCGCTTCGCTTCTTGTATGATTACGCGTGGTTTGTCGGGTTTGGAGTTGCGTTTGTGGTGTATGTGGTGGTGATGAGGAAGTAA
- a CDS encoding DUF5615 family PIN-like protein, whose product MLRLLLDQNLSPLTTSFLRTLGYDVTDTRELGLSTAEDPLILNRAKELDRIIITYNGDFADIKEVPLGTHPGVIRLKVIPQTEDILHPILEHQLKILSRQDISGCLIVIDNWKMRIKRK is encoded by the coding sequence ATGTTACGACTTCTTCTTGACCAAAACCTTTCGCCCTTAACGACTTCCTTTCTTCGTACTCTCGGGTATGATGTTACAGATACAAGAGAACTTGGACTCTCCACTGCTGAAGATCCATTAATACTCAATCGTGCAAAAGAACTTGATCGAATTATCATCACATATAATGGTGACTTTGCTGACATTAAGGAAGTTCCGCTCGGTACGCATCCCGGTGTGATACGATTAAAGGTGATTCCGCAGACCGAAGATATTTTACATCCGATTCTCGAACATCAGTTGAAGATACTTTCTCGACAAGATATTTCTGGTTGTCTAATCGTTATTGATAATTGGAAAATGCGTATCAAGAGAAAATGA
- the recQ gene encoding DNA helicase RecQ — protein sequence MNLHTTLHQYFGYTSFHPLQEEIISDLLNDKDVFVLMPTGGGKSLCYQLPAIMREGVTVVISPLIALMKDQVDGLRRNGVRASLINSSMNDGEIESVRRELLAKNIQLLYVAPERIKLGTFLPFLKQLNVRLFAIDEAHCISEWGHDFRPDYRQLAVLRKEFPSVPVVALTATAVPAVREDILTHLHLRQPKTYVASFNRQNLFYQVQPKQQTYQQLLTYLNNHKNDSGIIYCFSRKGTESLAEKLKEDGYKALPYHAGLDATTRTKHQEMFINDDVNIIVATIAFGMGINKSNVRFVIHHDLPKNIEGYYQETGRAGRDGLPSDCILFFGYGDTVKIEHFLELKPDAHEREIASAKLKELVRYAESRICRRKILLNYFGEKYSVPNCGNCDNCLNTRDMIDGTIIAQKILSCITRTGERFGMNYIVDVLLGNPTDKILQNRHGEIKTFGVGKEYSKTEWQRFIRELTSLEVITVQQEPYPILKLNETSMRVLRGEKVLLTKHHAEKIVYEKKDEGIIDRELFESLRRLRKELAVRENVPPYLIFSDATLKELASKKPTEVAELSTITGMGQVKLRRYGNIFLEEIQNHIQPYDNVTVDKHERDYFSADTSEYAKMGTKWTEEDEQLLVREYSNGKSIAELSILLQRREGGIRSRLVKLGLIEDENYSQ from the coding sequence GTGAATCTCCACACCACTCTCCACCAATATTTCGGCTACACATCTTTCCATCCGTTGCAGGAAGAAATCATCTCCGACCTGCTGAACGATAAAGATGTGTTCGTGCTGATGCCGACGGGCGGAGGAAAATCGTTGTGCTATCAACTGCCTGCAATCATGCGTGAAGGAGTTACGGTTGTAATTTCTCCGCTCATCGCTCTGATGAAAGACCAAGTGGACGGATTGCGGAGGAACGGCGTGCGCGCATCGCTCATCAACAGTTCGATGAACGATGGAGAAATTGAATCGGTGCGGAGGGAATTGCTGGCGAAGAATATTCAGTTACTGTATGTTGCGCCGGAGAGAATCAAACTCGGAACGTTTTTACCGTTTCTCAAACAACTCAACGTCCGTCTTTTTGCAATTGATGAAGCGCATTGTATTTCGGAATGGGGGCATGATTTCCGACCTGATTACCGTCAACTGGCGGTGCTGAGGAAGGAATTTCCATCGGTTCCTGTCGTTGCGCTCACCGCGACAGCCGTTCCCGCCGTGCGCGAAGATATTCTCACGCATCTTCATTTGCGGCAACCGAAAACGTACGTTGCAAGTTTCAACCGGCAAAATCTGTTTTATCAGGTTCAGCCGAAACAGCAGACCTATCAACAACTGCTCACGTATCTCAACAATCATAAAAACGATTCGGGAATTATTTATTGCTTTAGCAGGAAAGGGACGGAATCGCTTGCAGAGAAATTGAAAGAAGACGGATACAAGGCGTTGCCGTATCATGCAGGACTTGATGCGACAACGAGAACAAAGCATCAGGAAATGTTCATTAATGATGATGTGAATATTATTGTCGCGACGATTGCGTTCGGGATGGGTATTAATAAATCGAATGTACGATTTGTGATTCATCATGACCTGCCGAAGAACATCGAAGGATATTATCAGGAGACGGGGCGCGCCGGAAGAGATGGTTTGCCGAGCGATTGCATTTTGTTTTTCGGGTATGGTGATACCGTGAAAATTGAACACTTTCTTGAATTAAAGCCCGATGCGCACGAACGGGAAATTGCAAGCGCAAAGTTGAAGGAACTCGTTCGCTATGCCGAAAGCCGTATCTGCCGGAGAAAAATTCTCCTGAATTATTTCGGCGAAAAGTATTCCGTTCCCAACTGCGGCAATTGTGATAACTGCCTGAACACCCGCGATATGATTGACGGAACAATCATCGCGCAGAAAATTCTTTCGTGCATTACTCGTACGGGTGAACGCTTCGGGATGAATTACATTGTAGATGTCCTGCTTGGAAATCCGACGGACAAAATATTACAGAACCGTCATGGGGAAATTAAAACATTCGGAGTTGGGAAAGAATATTCAAAAACTGAATGGCAGAGATTTATTCGTGAACTGACAAGTTTGGAAGTGATTACCGTTCAGCAAGAACCGTATCCGATTCTCAAATTGAACGAGACGAGCATGAGAGTTCTGAGAGGAGAGAAAGTTCTTCTGACGAAACATCACGCAGAGAAAATAGTGTATGAGAAAAAAGATGAAGGAATAATTGACAGAGAGTTGTTCGAAAGTCTCCGTCGGTTGCGGAAAGAACTTGCCGTGCGGGAAAACGTTCCGCCATATCTCATTTTTTCCGATGCAACGTTGAAAGAACTCGCAAGCAAAAAGCCGACCGAGGTAGCTGAACTCAGCACTATTACAGGAATGGGGCAGGTGAAATTGCGGCGCTACGGAAATATCTTTCTTGAAGAAATTCAGAATCATATTCAACCGTATGACAATGTTACAGTTGATAAACATGAGCGTGATTATTTCTCTGCTGATACTAGTGAGTATGCAAAGATGGGGACGAAGTGGACAGAAGAAGACGAGCAGTTACTTGTTCGGGAATATTCTAATGGGAAATCCATAGCCGAACTTTCGATACTGTTGCAAAGAAGAGAAGGTGGAATCCGTTCCCGCTTGGTCAAGTTAGGATTGATTGAAGACGAGAATTATTCTCAGTAA
- a CDS encoding DUF433 domain-containing protein, whose product MTYELQQRITINENICHGKPCIRNTRIMVTNILSLFAGGYDIPKVLTYYPELQEDDVRAAIEYSIESIQNEDVQLLQV is encoded by the coding sequence ATGACATACGAACTACAACAGAGAATTACCATCAATGAAAATATTTGCCACGGAAAACCATGTATTCGAAACACGCGGATTATGGTTACGAATATTTTGAGTCTTTTCGCCGGTGGTTATGATATTCCTAAAGTGTTGACGTATTACCCCGAACTTCAGGAAGACGACGTGCGTGCCGCGATTGAATATTCGATTGAATCAATTCAAAATGAAGATGTACAACTATTACAAGTATAG
- a CDS encoding CoA transferase — MNKQKTHHSRLTTHDSPLQGIKVLDLTRILSGPFCTMKLGDMGAEVIKIEQPGKGDDTRSWGPPFVKGESAYFLSVNRNKKSVTLDLKAKEGKEILTKLIKSCDVLVENFRAGVMESLGFDYAKAKKLNPRLVYCSISGYGQTSSRSHQPSYDLIVQGESGLMDVTGFPNGAPTKAGISLADVTAGTLAFEGILLALFHRERTGKGQQVDISLLDGLLSLFAYQSQIALSSDRKVTRKGNRHPTITPYETFETKDGFINVAVGSESHWKNFCTAIKRDDLIQHEQFATNSKRVENREALENILVPIMKSKKRSEWLKILLKADVPVGNINSLSEALQMETVAEREMVVAVKHPAIGTLKMVGNPIKLSTTKDIKRTKFSPPPLLSQHTNEVLGLLGYSDSDINELKRHKII; from the coding sequence ATGAATAAACAAAAGACTCACCACTCACGACTCACCACTCACGACTCACCTTTACAAGGAATTAAGGTTCTCGATTTAACGCGAATCCTTTCCGGTCCTTTCTGCACTATGAAGTTGGGTGACATGGGTGCGGAAGTCATCAAGATTGAACAACCGGGGAAAGGGGACGACACTCGTTCGTGGGGACCGCCGTTCGTGAAAGGTGAGAGCGCGTATTTTCTCAGTGTCAACCGGAACAAGAAAAGCGTTACACTTGATTTGAAAGCGAAGGAAGGAAAAGAAATTCTCACAAAGCTCATCAAGTCGTGTGATGTGTTGGTGGAAAATTTCCGTGCGGGAGTGATGGAGAGTTTGGGATTTGATTACGCAAAAGCAAAAAAGTTAAATCCGAGACTTGTGTATTGTTCGATTTCCGGCTACGGACAGACGAGCAGTCGCAGCCATCAACCGAGCTACGATTTGATTGTGCAGGGCGAATCGGGATTGATGGATGTAACGGGATTTCCTAACGGAGCGCCGACAAAAGCAGGAATTTCTCTCGCCGATGTTACGGCGGGAACACTTGCGTTCGAAGGAATTCTGCTTGCATTATTTCATCGAGAACGAACAGGGAAAGGTCAGCAAGTTGATATTAGTTTGCTCGATGGTTTGCTTTCGCTGTTCGCGTATCAATCGCAAATTGCACTTTCATCAGACAGAAAAGTGACACGCAAAGGAAATCGCCATCCGACTATTACGCCGTACGAAACGTTTGAGACGAAAGACGGATTCATCAACGTAGCCGTGGGAAGCGAATCTCACTGGAAGAATTTTTGTACAGCGATCAAGCGAGATGATTTAATCCAACATGAACAATTTGCAACCAACTCGAAACGGGTTGAGAACCGCGAAGCGTTAGAGAACATTCTTGTTCCCATCATGAAATCAAAAAAGAGGAGTGAGTGGCTGAAGATTTTATTAAAGGCAGATGTTCCGGTGGGAAATATCAATTCACTTTCGGAAGCGTTGCAAATGGAAACGGTAGCCGAACGTGAGATGGTTGTAGCAGTGAAACACCCGGCTATCGGAACTTTGAAGATGGTTGGTAATCCCATCAAATTATCAACCACGAAGGACATCAAGCGCACGAAGTTTTCACCGCCGCCGTTGTTAAGTCAGCACACGAATGAAGTATTGGGGTTGCTTGGATATTCTGACTCCGACATTAACGAGTTGAAGCGACACAAAATAATTTGA
- a CDS encoding tetratricopeptide repeat protein: MLLLIWKNYLDKPVEIVSSLMERKPFLFLTAVIGLFVLFAVFLRVNIPLLGDSFVLLNNYEFTFSGDHELYLHRSPLSFFYFYIIASLLNVTSYPALMDAFLVGELLLGGGFIVNTFFTVKHLFEEPKARLVIFCFLLTLPYMQLFFGYVELYSVVLFALSLFTLVSVLSMKKILPFYFVPPAFLFLLTSNYLNVILSFALLFVTVQEFRNGKKWTIPVGYLLCGVFIVVVFALVGFDVQRFFSAAEHSHWLSLTHDKGDEFQAYGLFSPFHVLDLVNLFVMLGASATFLFAVGLMKERLNIFKSEINIFFLSAIIPVLGFIALVKFDLGFPKDWDVPAPYFFLFNLFALLIFFQTEYLNKITIVALFTIVSLLTSMPWFLVNANAEATLQRTEALIDSRITSPSGMYQSQFHRSMYYHKHKMLDKQIDVWTRYTTNVPNDWRGLKNLAKSYYEGGPTYDSLTTAAFEQWVKTDSLKNDGTIEYANFLSERGLLNYRVGKKEIAEMQFRKAIALNRELVAAYNNLGILYLDMQLPDSTIVFCRKAVNIKPDYVLAFQNMANAFAQKNAFDSAIVYYQRVISIDSKYVNAYENMSRAYYQKGNQIQALVFLKQAARMGSMSAQYVLRASGESW; encoded by the coding sequence GTGCTTCTACTCATCTGGAAAAATTATCTTGACAAGCCGGTAGAGATTGTTTCAAGTTTAATGGAGAGGAAACCGTTTCTCTTTCTTACGGCTGTAATTGGATTGTTCGTATTGTTTGCAGTTTTTCTTCGAGTGAACATTCCATTGCTCGGCGATAGCTTTGTGTTGCTCAATAATTATGAGTTCACCTTCAGCGGCGACCATGAATTGTATTTACATCGTTCCCCTCTTTCGTTCTTCTATTTTTATATCATCGCATCGTTGTTGAATGTGACAAGTTACCCCGCGTTAATGGATGCGTTCCTTGTCGGTGAACTGTTGCTCGGCGGGGGATTCATCGTGAATACCTTTTTTACTGTTAAACATTTATTTGAAGAACCCAAGGCACGACTTGTTATCTTCTGCTTTCTTCTGACTCTGCCGTATATGCAATTGTTCTTCGGCTATGTTGAATTGTATTCGGTCGTGTTGTTTGCGCTTTCATTATTCACACTTGTATCAGTTTTATCAATGAAGAAAATATTGCCGTTTTATTTTGTACCACCGGCGTTTCTCTTTCTTCTCACTTCTAATTATTTAAACGTAATCCTTTCCTTTGCACTTCTCTTTGTAACGGTTCAGGAATTTCGGAATGGAAAAAAGTGGACGATTCCGGTTGGTTATCTCCTTTGCGGCGTGTTCATCGTTGTGGTCTTTGCTCTTGTCGGATTTGATGTGCAAAGATTTTTTTCGGCGGCGGAACACAGTCACTGGCTTTCGCTCACCCATGACAAAGGAGACGAGTTTCAGGCATATGGATTATTTTCGCCGTTTCATGTACTTGATTTGGTCAATCTCTTTGTCATGCTTGGCGCTTCGGCAACATTTCTTTTCGCGGTCGGTTTGATGAAAGAACGTCTAAACATCTTCAAAAGTGAAATAAATATTTTTTTCTTGTCAGCAATAATCCCTGTTCTTGGATTTATTGCCTTAGTGAAGTTTGACCTCGGATTTCCGAAAGACTGGGATGTGCCTGCGCCATACTTTTTTCTCTTCAACCTCTTTGCTCTTTTGATATTTTTTCAAACAGAATACTTAAACAAAATTACCATCGTTGCGTTGTTCACAATTGTTTCGCTGCTGACTTCGATGCCGTGGTTCCTTGTCAATGCAAACGCTGAAGCAACGTTGCAACGGACGGAAGCGTTGATTGATTCACGCATCACTTCTCCGAGCGGAATGTATCAATCGCAGTTTCATCGTTCGATGTATTATCACAAACACAAAATGCTCGATAAACAAATTGATGTGTGGACGCGATACACAACGAATGTTCCGAACGATTGGCGAGGGTTAAAAAATCTTGCCAAATCATATTATGAAGGCGGACCCACATACGATTCGCTAACGACCGCCGCGTTTGAACAATGGGTGAAAACCGATTCGTTGAAGAATGATGGTACAATTGAATACGCGAACTTCCTTTCCGAACGGGGATTATTGAACTATCGTGTCGGAAAAAAGGAGATTGCGGAAATGCAATTCCGGAAGGCGATTGCATTGAACCGTGAACTCGTTGCCGCGTACAACAATCTCGGCATCCTCTATCTTGATATGCAACTGCCTGACAGTACAATTGTTTTTTGTCGAAAGGCGGTGAACATCAAACCTGATTATGTTCTCGCGTTTCAAAACATGGCGAACGCATTTGCACAAAAGAATGCGTTCGATTCAGCCATTGTGTATTATCAAAGAGTTATCAGCATTGACTCCAAGTATGTAAACGCATACGAGAATATGAGTCGTGCGTACTATCAAAAGGGCAACCAAATCCAAGCGCTTGTATTCTTGAAGCAAGCGGCAAGAATGGGAAGTATGAGCGCACAATATGTTTTGCGCGCTTCGGGAGAGAGTTGGTAA